GGCGCAGCGCACGCCCGCGCGACCGAAACCCTCATCGCGGCGCGCGATGTCCACAAGACCTATCGCCTGGGCAGGGTCGATGTGCCCGTGCTCCACGGCGCGACGCTCGAGGTCGCGCGCGGCGAGTGGGTCGCTGTTCTGGGCGCGTCCGGCTCGGGCAAGTCCACCATGCTCCACCTGCTGGGCGGGCTCGACCGGCCCGACAAGGGCAAGGGCGATGTCGTGTTCGAGAACCGCTCGCTCGCGTCGCTCTCGCGGCGGGCGCTCGACCGCTTCCGCGCGCGCGAGGTCGGTTTCGTCTTCCAGTTCTACCACCTGCTGCCCGAGCTCTCGGTGCTCGACAACGTGCTCGTCGCCGCGATGGCCGCACGCGCCGACCTCGGCCAGGCCCGCGCCCGCGCCAAGACGCTGCTCGACGCGTTCGGGCTCAAGGACCGCCTCTCCCACCGCCCCGTTGAACTCTCGGGCGGCGAGCGCCAGCGCGTCGCGATCGCCCGCGCCCTCGTCAACGACCCGAAGGTGCTCCTCGCCGACGAGCCCACCGGCAACCTCGACCGCGTCACGGGCGATTCCATCCTCGACGCGATCACGGGCCTCCGCTCCGACCTGAACCAGACCATCGTCATGGTGACGCACGACGAGCAGGTCGCGGCCCGCGCCGACCGGATCGTCCGCCTCGCCGACGGACGCGTGGTGGAAGAGTAAAGGGTTCACCGCGGAAGGGGGAGAATCAGTGGATGGGGGTGGCGTGGTGCACGCGCAGCGGGCGCCACGAACAGTGAATTTCCACAACACGGCGGTGCCATCACACGAGCGCAGCGAGTGTGATGCGGTCTGGATGTGATCGTCGCCCCCTCGGGAGTCTCCACCCGCCGTGGCGCCCGCTGCGCGTGCACCACGCCACCCCGCCCCGTCTTTCTCCCGACCCCCGGGCGCCCGGCGGTGAATCTCCCCTCCCGGGGGCCTATCTTGAACGCGCCATGCCAGACCTTGTCCCCATCCGCCGCGCGCTCGTCTCGGTCTCCGACAAGACCGATCTCATCCCCTTCGCCAAGGCCCTCGCGGCCCGGGGGGTGGAGATCATCTCGACCGGGGGGACCGCCCGCGCCCTCGCCGAAGCCGGCATCGCGGTCGTGCCCATCGACAAGGTCACCGGCTTCCCCGAGATCATGGACGGGCGCGTCAAGACCCTGCACCCCAAGGTCCACGGCGCCCTCCTGGCGGTCCGCGAAGACCCGGCCCACGCCAAGGCGATGGCCGAGCACGCCATCGCGCCCATCGACCTCGTGTGCGTGAACCTCTACCCCTTCGAGCGCGTCGTCAGCGACCCGAAGGTCAGCCAGCACGACGCGATCGAGAACATCGACATCGGCGGGCCGAGCATGCTGCGCTCCGCCGCCAAGAACTTCCAGTATGTGACGGTCGTCCCCAACCCGCGCCACTACGACCGGATCATCAGCGAACTCGACGCGAACGACGGCGCAACCACGCTGAACACCCGGGCGGAACTCGCGGCGGCGGTCTTCGCGCGCACCGCGGAGTACGACGCCGCGATCGCCGCGTTCCTCGGTCGGCGCGCGCCCGGGGGCTTCCCCGACGCGCTGCGCATGGCTTTCACCAAGGTCGAAGACCTGCGCTACGGCGAGAACCCCCACCAGGACGCGTCGCTCTACCGCGATCCCTCCAGCACCGGGCCAACCATCGTCAACGCGCGCCAGCTCCACGGCAAGCAGCTCTCGTACAACAACATCGCCGACGCCAGCGCCGCGCTCGAACTCGTCAAGGACCTGCGCCGGCTCGACGACACGCGCATCGGCGCGTCGATCATCAAGCACAAGAACCCCTGCGGCGCGGGCGTCGCCAGCACGGCGCGCGACGCGGTCGAGGTCGCGCTCAAGGGCGACCCGGTCGCTGCGTACGGCGGCATCCTGGCCCTCAACCGCGCGATGGACGAGGACGCCGCGCGCTTCCTCGTGCAGGAGGCGGTGTTCCTGGAGGTGATCGTCGCCGCGGAGTTCGACGAGGGCGCGCTCTCGCTGCTGCGCGACAAGTGGGCCAATGTGCGCCTGCTGGCGACCGGCGAGCGCGCCGGGTCGTCGGCGCGCAAGCTCGACATGCGCTCGATCCCGGGCGGGAT
The genomic region above belongs to Phycisphaeraceae bacterium and contains:
- a CDS encoding ABC transporter ATP-binding protein encodes the protein MTTTAAQPGAAHARATETLIAARDVHKTYRLGRVDVPVLHGATLEVARGEWVAVLGASGSGKSTMLHLLGGLDRPDKGKGDVVFENRSLASLSRRALDRFRAREVGFVFQFYHLLPELSVLDNVLVAAMAARADLGQARARAKTLLDAFGLKDRLSHRPVELSGGERQRVAIARALVNDPKVLLADEPTGNLDRVTGDSILDAITGLRSDLNQTIVMVTHDEQVAARADRIVRLADGRVVEE
- the purH gene encoding bifunctional phosphoribosylaminoimidazolecarboxamide formyltransferase/IMP cyclohydrolase; this translates as MPDLVPIRRALVSVSDKTDLIPFAKALAARGVEIISTGGTARALAEAGIAVVPIDKVTGFPEIMDGRVKTLHPKVHGALLAVREDPAHAKAMAEHAIAPIDLVCVNLYPFERVVSDPKVSQHDAIENIDIGGPSMLRSAAKNFQYVTVVPNPRHYDRIISELDANDGATTLNTRAELAAAVFARTAEYDAAIAAFLGRRAPGGFPDALRMAFTKVEDLRYGENPHQDASLYRDPSSTGPTIVNARQLHGKQLSYNNIADASAALELVKDLRRLDDTRIGASIIKHKNPCGAGVASTARDAVEVALKGDPVAAYGGILALNRAMDEDAARFLVQEAVFLEVIVAAEFDEGALSLLRDKWANVRLLATGERAGSSARKLDMRSIPGGMLVQDRDSRLASPEQWTHAAGPEPTAERLLQAGVVWTICKHLMSNAVAIGGVEIDRPRLVRLFGAGAGQMDRMTSCRLAVEKAGDLAQGAIASSDAFFPFKDGPQILIDAGVTMLVHPGGSKRDDETFSLCAERGVTCMTTGVRHFRH